From a region of the Zingiber officinale cultivar Zhangliang chromosome 10B, Zo_v1.1, whole genome shotgun sequence genome:
- the LOC122029350 gene encoding AP-3 complex subunit delta-like, with product MAATAAITTTSSPSLVDTLFQRSLDDVIRALRSSPSSASEETVISRALDEIRREIRSPDLDTKSVSLQKLTYLSSLHHLDLSWAAFHALELLPSPSLPHARIGYLAASLSFHPSSTELLPLATHQLRKHFAPSPANPPALAASALHLLALASSPDLGRHLASDLLPLLSSQSAASSSLRAKAVATALRTLAVCPDVAPVLFKPLVDCLSSSDPRTVSAAVGAFCELALAAPDPFPYLPLAPEFYRLLVDSRNNWVLIKVLKIFARLAPLEPRLASRILDPICQLLRRSHAKSLVFECIRTILSSLTDHEEAVRLAVDKVKEFLSSDDDPNLRYLGLRALSMLESAHPWVVEESREAVIKSLSDPDTNIRVESLHLIVGMLCESNVVEICNLLNKYAMKSDPEFANEIIGAMLVTCGKNLYELILDFDWYVALLGEMVRNPHCAKGEEIERQLVDIGLRVRDARPELVRVARDLLIDPALLGNPFLFRVLSASAWVSGEYVEFSRNPVELVEALLQPRINLLPSLIRAVYIQSVFKVMSFCFISFIEQIQAVELLSVGGSTQRSEKNDEQSDTVPLKTTESNVSEGDHGDTTADTVLLLDLIDKKTNFTRESISDLMNLIETAVAPLSECEEVEVQERARNVLGLLFTLRETQFWNIEAAHELKSDKELSEIIELLEAAFSEELGPVSANAQKRVSVPEGLNLNANLSDLSKILTDYDLTPSASISFSLQSYNPQETKEDSVLAVEPSSLLAEHRKRHGLYYLSTQRDGDELNDYPRANEPLLPVDHGDATEDLVKLTTPSLVPRKSKPTKPRPVVIRLDEGDGTSTSHLTTVKKSDNLLSEAIRGVLLENESQPSLSGKLDTSSKRRENDASDNSELISQQIESVTLEHGNSSSRKSRQHRTHKERYESHFKNEDIEKSSRHSIKSSRQHRRHKHRQRGDVTADIVPQTPAIQDFLL from the coding sequence ATGGCCGCAACGGCCGCCATCACCACCACCTCCTCTCCTTCCTTGGTCGATACCCTGTTCCAGCGATCCCTCGACGACGTCATACGAGCCCTCCGCTCTTCCCCCTCTTCTGCCTCCGAGGAGACGGTTATATCCCGCGCCCTCGACGAGATCCGCCGAGAGATCCGCTCGCCGGACCTTGACACCAAATCGGTATCCCTCCAGAAGCTCACCTACCTGTCCTCCTTGCACCACCTTGACCTCTCCTGGGCCGCTTTTCATGCCCTCGAGCTCCTCCCCTCTCCTTCCCTCCCTCACGCTCGCATCGGCTACCTCGCCGCCTCCCTCTCCTTCCATCCATCCTCCACCGAACTCCTTCCCCTTGCCACCCACCAGCTCCGCAAACACTTCGCCCCCTCCCCCGCCAACCCCCCAGCGCTAGCCGCCTCCGCCCTCCACCTCCTCGCCCTTGCCTCATCGCCTGACCTCGGTCGCCACCTTGCATCCGACCTCCTTCCGCTACTCTCCTCCCAGTCCGCCGCCTCCAGTTCCCTCCGAGCCAAGGCCGTGGCCACTGCCCTCCGCACCCTGGCCGTCTGCCCCGACGTCGCCCCCGTTCTTTTCAAGCCCCTTGTAGATTGCCTCTCGTCCTCAGATCCCCGGACTGTCTCGGCTGCTGTCGGTGCCTTCTGCGAACTCGCCCTAGCGGCTCCTGACCCCTTTCCTTACCTTCCCCTTGCCCCCGAGTTCTACCGCCTCCTTGTCGACTCCCGCAACAACTGGGTCCTCATCAAGGTGCTCAAGATCTTTGCTCGTCTTGCACCCCTCGAACCCCGTCTAGCCTCCCGCATTCTCGATCCAATTTGCCAGCTTCTTCGCCGCTCACATGCCAAATCACTCGTTTTTGAGTGCATACGTACCATCCTCTCCAGCCTCACGGACCATGAAGAAGCTGTGCGGCTGGCCGTGGATAAAGTGAAAGAGTTCTTGTCATCTGACGATGATCCTAATCTTCGGTACCTCGGCCTTCGAGCCCTGTCTATGCTCGAATCAGCTCATCCGTGGGTGGTGGAGGAAAGTAGGGAAGCAGTGATAAAATCGCTGAGTGATCCTGATACTAACATTCGGGTTGAGTCATTGCACCTCATTGTGGGAATGCTGTGCGAGAGCAATGTTGTGGAGATCTGCAATCTGTTGAACAAATATGCTATGAAGTCCGACCCAGAGTTTGCAAATGAGATTATAGGTGCGATGCTTGTGACCTGTGGGAAAAATTTGTATGAGTTGATTTTGGACTTCGATTGGTATGTTGCTCTCCTTGGGGAGATGGTGAGGAACCCACATTGTGCCAAAGGGGAAGAGATTGAGAGGCAGCTTGTGGATATTGGATTGAGGGTAAGAGATGCAAGGCCAGAGCTTGTCCGTGTGGCTCGTGACCTTTTGATCGATCCTGCGCTTCTTGGAAACCCTTTTCTCTTTAGGGTGCTGTCTGCTTCTGCTTGGGTTTCCGGTGAATATGTTGAGTTTTCTAGGAACCCTGTAGAGCTAGTGGAGGCACTGCTGCAACCAAGGATTAATCTCCTGCCATCGTTGATAAGAGCTGTTTATATCCAATCTGTATTTAAGGTCATGTCGTTCTGTTTTATTTCCTTCATTGAGCAAATACAAGCTGTTGAATTGTTATCCGTCGGAGGCTCAACTCAAAGATCAGAGAAGAATGACGAACAATCTGATACTGTTCCCCTTAAAACTACTGAAAGTAATGTTTCTGAGGGTGATCATGGTGATACAACTGCTGATACTGTTCTCCTCTTAGATTTAATTGATAAGAAGACAAATTTCACACGTGAATCTATTTCCGATTTGATGAATTTGATAGAGACTGCAGTGGCACCATTGTCAGAGTGTGAGGAAGTGGAGGTTCAAGAACGAGCTAGGAATGTTCTGGGACTGCTATTCACTCTAAGAGAAACTCAGTTTTGGAATATTGAAGCGGCGCATGAACTAAAAAGTGATAAAGAGCTCAGTGAAATTATAGAACTTCTGGAAGCAGCGTTTTCTGAAGAGTTAGGTCCAGTATCTGCAAATGCTCAGAAGAGAGTATCCGTGCCAGAGGGTCTGAATCTTAATGCAAATCTTTCTgatctttcaaaaattttgactGACTATGATCTCACTCCAAGCGCTTCAATATCATTTTCTCTTCAGAGTTATAATCCACAGGAGACTAAGGAGGATTCTGTACTTGCAGTTGAGCCTAGTTCCTTGCTTGCTGAACATCGTAAACGCCATGGGTTATACTATCTTTCCACTCAGAGAGATGGTGATGAATTGAATGATTATCCACGTGCTAATGAACCTCTTTTGCCCGTCGATCATGGGGATGCCACTGAAGATCTTGTGAAGCTTACCACCCCATCACTTGTTCCAAGAAAATCAAAGCCCACAAAACCACGACCTGTGGTGATAAGGTTGGATGAAGGAGATGGCACCTCAACTTCTCATTTGACTACAGTGAAGAAATCTGACAACTTGTTATCTGAGGCAATCAGAGGGGTTCTTTTAGAAAATGAAAGTCAGCCATCGTTATCTGGAAAACTAGATACATCTTCTAAAAGAAGAGAGAATGATGCATCTGATAATAGTGAGTTAATTTCTCAGCAAATTGAAAGTGTGACTTTAGAACATGGAAACTCGAGTTCTAGGAAGAGTAGACAACACAGAACCCATAAGGAAAGATATGAGAGTCATTTCAAGAATGAGGATATTGAGAAGAGTTCTAGACACTCCATAAAGAGCAGCCGCCAACACAGGAGACATAAACATAGACAGAGAGGGGATGTTACGGCAGACATTGTTCCACAAACACCAGCAATCCAAGATTTTCTTTTGTGA